In the Ipomoea triloba cultivar NCNSP0323 chromosome 6, ASM357664v1 genome, one interval contains:
- the LOC116022673 gene encoding probable E3 ubiquitin-protein ligase ZFP1 isoform X2 → MGQRNTPHNSHMIDFEADQQGQHHILPDPCVFYGNLPTFPQPNVHTVVPVSGNSGNTYLHPLPEQHENPLFYGMTHYNGTIHQRPATNLDIAMATSSNHYNPYVAAPATREFPTPVIHGAHDHLPFTTAQGMVGIHTDGYGRNIPYADGVRGLFKRKNAEGIPMNFQYHHSMVGSSSAVAPVIARVHEADTPLVDVASRIPPDYGDSSLLTEDVSQRSLRNRSGVSGQETIAAHSSNRFIQGSYVGQAFPLPANPWLDMQLNGNMGGCVETGNMGMQGYQGTANNGSLTSYMRPPIAQGFPSVHHHPPSIQGMGGHNINFPQMASSSRRLVTNGPSSSSISPFPGVVEAGPRYMGPFPPTGFRLFRPHRRDFVLDTNIARNRNIPSMRVLPEDGVAILEIPDYNEVGDSIDQHRDMRLDIDHMSYEELLALGEQIGCVTTGLSEEVIISLLKTRSFTSSNPYSAECLDQETDFCVICQNDYKDQEKIGIAECGHEYHVDCIKKWLVVKNSCPICKSTAVSPGKTAVEQPL, encoded by the exons ATGGGGCAAAGGAATACCCCACACAACAGTCATATGATTGATTTTGAAGCAGATCAGCAAGGGCAACACCATATTCTCCCGGATCCTTGTGTCTTTTACGGGAATTTGCCAACTTTTCCGCAGCCTAATGTTCATACTGTAGTACCAGTGTCAGGAAATTCTGGTAATACCTATCTGCATCCACTGCCAGAACAGCATGAAAATCCATTATTTTATGGGATGACACATTATAATGGCACTATTCATCAGCGTCCTGCAACAAATCTTGACATAGCTATGGCTACATCTTCCAATCATTATAATCCTTATGTGGCTGCTCCTGCTACTAGAGAATTCCCGACTCCTGTAATCCATGGAGCACATGATCATCTCCCATTCACAACCGCTCAAGGCATGGTTGGAATTCACACAGATGGTTATGGTAGGAATATCCCTTATGCTGATGGTGTTAGAGGCTTATTTAAGAGAAAGAATGCTGAAGGAATCCCCATGAATTTCCAGTACCATCATTCTATGGTGGGTTCTAGTTCTGCAGTTGCCCCAGTGATTGCAAGAGTACATGAAGCTGATACTCCTTTGGTGGATGTTGCCTCCCGAATCCCACCTGATTATGGCGACTCATCCTTGTTGACTGAAGATGTATCTCAGAGAAGCCTGAGGAACAGATCTGGTGTTAGTGGTCAAGAAACCATAGCAGCACATAGCAGTAATCGCTTTATTCAAGGAAGCTATGTGGGCCAAGCATTTCCATTGCCTGCCAATCCTTGGTTGGACATGCAGCTGAATG GCAACATGGGAGGTTGTGTGGAGACTGGAAACATGGGAATGCAAGGTTATCAAGGAACAGCTAACAATGGGAGCTTGACTAGCTATATGCGTCCCCCTATTGCGCAAGGATTTCCAAGTGTTCATCATCATCCACCATCCATACAGGGGATGGGAGGTCATAATATCAACTTCCCTCAAATGGCATCATCTTCACGCAGACTCGTAACAAATGGCCCCTCAAGCAGCAGCATAAGTCCTTTCCCAGGTGTTGTTGAGGCGGGTCCTAGATATATGGGACCTTTCCCACCTACTGGCTTTAGACTATTCAGGCCTCATAGAAGGGATTTTGTGCTTGATACAAATATTGCGAGAAATCGTAACATTCCTAGCATGAGAGTTCTGCCAGAAGAT GGAGTGGCAATTTTAGAGATTCCTGACTACAATGAAGTAGGGGATTCTATTGATCAGCACAGAGATATGCGATTGGACATAGATCACATGTCTTATGAG GAGCTTCTTGCGTTGGGAGAGCAGATTGGTTGTGTAACTACTGGGTTGTCAGAGGAAGTCATTATAAGCCTTTTGAAAACAAGATCGTTCACTTCCTCTAATCCCTACAGTGCAGAATGTTTGGACCAAGAAACTGATTTTTGTGTAATATGCCAG AATGATTACAAAGACCAAGAAAAGATTGGAATTGCTGAGTGCGGGCATGAATATCATGTAGATTGCATAAAGAAGTGGTTGGTTGTGAAGAACAGTTGTCCAATATGCAAATCCACAGCTGTGTCGCCAGGAAAAACGGCGGTGGAACAGCCTCTGTAA
- the LOC116022674 gene encoding ras-related protein Rab11A-like isoform X1, whose amino-acid sequence MAGGYIADEDYDYLFKVVLIGDSGVGKSNLLSRFTQNEFSLESKKTIGVELTSPILRVDDTKVKAQIWDTAGQERFRAITQPYYRGAVGALLVYDVTCHVTFENVERWLVELRDLTDNIVVMLVGNKADLHHLRAVSTEDAKAFAEKEGTYFMETSALESLNVENAFTKVLKQILRKALEVGSDNYDYLFKMVLIGDSGVGKSNLLSRFTQNEFRLMSKSSTIGMKFATRTLRFDDQVVKAEIWDIASQERNDLDFQMNCNICFAKSCYRVAVGALVVYDVTRYDTFENIERWLKELRDQSGQNIVIMLVGNKADLRHLRAVSTDDAKAFAEKEGTFFMETSALESLNVENAFTELLTQILRKAVEVGLAKGRNHKRWRQG is encoded by the exons ATGGCGGGTGGGTATATAGCGGATGAGGACTACGATTACTTGTTCAAGGTGGTTTTGATAGGGGACTCTGGTGTGGGAAAATCGAATCTGCTTTCTCGATTTACCCAGAATGAGTTCAGCCTCGAGTCAAAGAAAACCATTGGCGTCGAGTTAACCTCTCCCATTCTCCGTGTCGATGACACAAAAGTCAAGGCTCAGATTTGGGATACCGCCGGCCAAGAAAG ATTTCGAGCCATCACACAACCATACTACCGAGGAGCTGTTGGTGCATTGCTTGTATATGATGTTACCTGCCATGTCACATTTGAAAATGTAGAGAGGTGGTTAGTAGAGTTACGGGATCTTACAGATAATATTGTCGTAATGCTGGTGGGAAACAAGGCAGACTTGCATCACTTACGTGCTGTTTCTACCGAGGATGCAAAGGCCTTTGCTGAGAAGGAGGGCACCTACTTTATGGAGACATCAGCTCTTGAGTCATTGAATGTTGAGAACGCCTTTACAAAAGTACTCAAGCAAATACTTCGAAAAGCGCTTGAGGTAGGGAGTGATAACTATGATTACTTGTTCAAGATGGTGTTGATAGGGGACTCTGGTGTGGGAAAATCAAATCTGCTTTCTCGATTTACTCAGAATGAGTTCCGCCTCATGTCAAAGTCATCAACCATTGGCATGAAGTTCGCCACTCGCACGCTTCGTTTCGACGACCAAGTAGTTAAGGCTGAGATTTGGGATATCGCCAGCCaagaaag GAATGATTTAGACTTTCAAATGAATTGTAATATTTGTTTCGCGAAATCATGCTACCGAGTAGCTGTTGGTGCATTGGTTGTATATGATGTTACCCGCTATGACACATTTGAAAATATAGAGAGGTGGTTAAAAGAGCTACGTGATCAAAGTGGCCAAAATATCGTCATAATGCTAGTGGGAAACAAGGCAGACTTACGTCACTTACGTGCTGTTTCTACCGATGATGCAAAGGCCTTTGCTGAGAAGGAGGGCACCTTCTTTATGGAGACTTCAGCTCTCGAGTCATTGAATGTTGAGAACGCCTTTACAGAATTACTCACGCAGATACTTCGAAAAGCGGTTGAGGTCGGCCTTGCCAAAGGGCGAAACCATAAACGTTGGAGGCAAGGATGA
- the LOC116022673 gene encoding probable E3 ubiquitin-protein ligase ZFP1 isoform X1 codes for MGQRNTPHNSHMIDFEADQQGQHHILPDPCVFYGNLPTFPQPNVHTVVPVSGNSGNTYLHPLPEQHENPLFYGMTHYNGTIHQRPATNLDIAMATSSNHYNPYVAAPATREFPTPVIHGAHDHLPFTTAQGMVGIHTDGYGRNIPYADGVRGLFKRKNAEGIPMNFQYHHSMVGSSSAVAPVIARVHEADTPLVDVASRIPPDYGDSSLLTEDVSQRSLRNRSGVSGQETIAAHSSNRFIQGSYVGQAFPLPANPWLDMQLNGNQAALLPYVHGNMGGCVETGNMGMQGYQGTANNGSLTSYMRPPIAQGFPSVHHHPPSIQGMGGHNINFPQMASSSRRLVTNGPSSSSISPFPGVVEAGPRYMGPFPPTGFRLFRPHRRDFVLDTNIARNRNIPSMRVLPEDGVAILEIPDYNEVGDSIDQHRDMRLDIDHMSYEELLALGEQIGCVTTGLSEEVIISLLKTRSFTSSNPYSAECLDQETDFCVICQNDYKDQEKIGIAECGHEYHVDCIKKWLVVKNSCPICKSTAVSPGKTAVEQPL; via the exons ATGGGGCAAAGGAATACCCCACACAACAGTCATATGATTGATTTTGAAGCAGATCAGCAAGGGCAACACCATATTCTCCCGGATCCTTGTGTCTTTTACGGGAATTTGCCAACTTTTCCGCAGCCTAATGTTCATACTGTAGTACCAGTGTCAGGAAATTCTGGTAATACCTATCTGCATCCACTGCCAGAACAGCATGAAAATCCATTATTTTATGGGATGACACATTATAATGGCACTATTCATCAGCGTCCTGCAACAAATCTTGACATAGCTATGGCTACATCTTCCAATCATTATAATCCTTATGTGGCTGCTCCTGCTACTAGAGAATTCCCGACTCCTGTAATCCATGGAGCACATGATCATCTCCCATTCACAACCGCTCAAGGCATGGTTGGAATTCACACAGATGGTTATGGTAGGAATATCCCTTATGCTGATGGTGTTAGAGGCTTATTTAAGAGAAAGAATGCTGAAGGAATCCCCATGAATTTCCAGTACCATCATTCTATGGTGGGTTCTAGTTCTGCAGTTGCCCCAGTGATTGCAAGAGTACATGAAGCTGATACTCCTTTGGTGGATGTTGCCTCCCGAATCCCACCTGATTATGGCGACTCATCCTTGTTGACTGAAGATGTATCTCAGAGAAGCCTGAGGAACAGATCTGGTGTTAGTGGTCAAGAAACCATAGCAGCACATAGCAGTAATCGCTTTATTCAAGGAAGCTATGTGGGCCAAGCATTTCCATTGCCTGCCAATCCTTGGTTGGACATGCAGCTGAATGGTAATCAGGCTGCTCTTTTACCTTATGTGCATG GCAACATGGGAGGTTGTGTGGAGACTGGAAACATGGGAATGCAAGGTTATCAAGGAACAGCTAACAATGGGAGCTTGACTAGCTATATGCGTCCCCCTATTGCGCAAGGATTTCCAAGTGTTCATCATCATCCACCATCCATACAGGGGATGGGAGGTCATAATATCAACTTCCCTCAAATGGCATCATCTTCACGCAGACTCGTAACAAATGGCCCCTCAAGCAGCAGCATAAGTCCTTTCCCAGGTGTTGTTGAGGCGGGTCCTAGATATATGGGACCTTTCCCACCTACTGGCTTTAGACTATTCAGGCCTCATAGAAGGGATTTTGTGCTTGATACAAATATTGCGAGAAATCGTAACATTCCTAGCATGAGAGTTCTGCCAGAAGAT GGAGTGGCAATTTTAGAGATTCCTGACTACAATGAAGTAGGGGATTCTATTGATCAGCACAGAGATATGCGATTGGACATAGATCACATGTCTTATGAG GAGCTTCTTGCGTTGGGAGAGCAGATTGGTTGTGTAACTACTGGGTTGTCAGAGGAAGTCATTATAAGCCTTTTGAAAACAAGATCGTTCACTTCCTCTAATCCCTACAGTGCAGAATGTTTGGACCAAGAAACTGATTTTTGTGTAATATGCCAG AATGATTACAAAGACCAAGAAAAGATTGGAATTGCTGAGTGCGGGCATGAATATCATGTAGATTGCATAAAGAAGTGGTTGGTTGTGAAGAACAGTTGTCCAATATGCAAATCCACAGCTGTGTCGCCAGGAAAAACGGCGGTGGAACAGCCTCTGTAA
- the LOC116022674 gene encoding ras-related protein Rab11B-like isoform X2 has protein sequence MAGGYIADEDYDYLFKVVLIGDSGVGKSNLLSRFTQNEFSLESKKTIGVELTSPILRVDDTKVKAQIWDTAGQERFRAITQPYYRGAVGALLVYDVTCHVTFENVERWLVELRDLTDNIVVMLVGNKADLHHLRAVSTEDAKAFAEKEGTYFMETSALESLNVENAFTKVLKQILRKALEVGSDNYDYLFKMVLIGDSGVGKSNLLSRFTQNEFRLMSKSSTIGMKFATRTLRFDDQVVKAEIWDIASQERHTYITCFYRGCKGLC, from the exons ATGGCGGGTGGGTATATAGCGGATGAGGACTACGATTACTTGTTCAAGGTGGTTTTGATAGGGGACTCTGGTGTGGGAAAATCGAATCTGCTTTCTCGATTTACCCAGAATGAGTTCAGCCTCGAGTCAAAGAAAACCATTGGCGTCGAGTTAACCTCTCCCATTCTCCGTGTCGATGACACAAAAGTCAAGGCTCAGATTTGGGATACCGCCGGCCAAGAAAG ATTTCGAGCCATCACACAACCATACTACCGAGGAGCTGTTGGTGCATTGCTTGTATATGATGTTACCTGCCATGTCACATTTGAAAATGTAGAGAGGTGGTTAGTAGAGTTACGGGATCTTACAGATAATATTGTCGTAATGCTGGTGGGAAACAAGGCAGACTTGCATCACTTACGTGCTGTTTCTACCGAGGATGCAAAGGCCTTTGCTGAGAAGGAGGGCACCTACTTTATGGAGACATCAGCTCTTGAGTCATTGAATGTTGAGAACGCCTTTACAAAAGTACTCAAGCAAATACTTCGAAAAGCGCTTGAGGTAGGGAGTGATAACTATGATTACTTGTTCAAGATGGTGTTGATAGGGGACTCTGGTGTGGGAAAATCAAATCTGCTTTCTCGATTTACTCAGAATGAGTTCCGCCTCATGTCAAAGTCATCAACCATTGGCATGAAGTTCGCCACTCGCACGCTTCGTTTCGACGACCAAGTAGTTAAGGCTGAGATTTGGGATATCGCCAGCCaagaaag GCATACTTACATCACCTGTTTCTACCGAGGATGCAAAGGCCTTTGCTGA